In Thiovibrio frasassiensis, one DNA window encodes the following:
- a CDS encoding radical SAM protein, with product MHYEGAHIIRPPSEADSIILQVTVGCSHNRCTFCGTYKEERFRIKDQAVVEADLDFAAQYCLKQSRVFLADGDVLSLSQRPLVELLSKIKQRLPWVNRVSLYGNAKAIRNKSVEQLLELKGLGLHRVYMGLESGYDPVLLAIDKGADAVAMIEAGQRVKAANLFLSVTALLGIAGSALSLEHAKATGQVLSGMEPNQIGILTLMLLENTKLYRLEQAGEFKLPTQQGMLSELRTMVEHLDLKKGQLQSNHASNYLAINARMPRDKEAVLAAIDQALAGKTRLKPEYLRAL from the coding sequence ATGCATTACGAAGGCGCCCACATCATCCGCCCGCCCAGCGAGGCGGACAGCATCATCCTCCAGGTAACGGTGGGCTGTTCGCACAACCGGTGCACCTTCTGCGGCACCTATAAGGAAGAGCGCTTCCGCATCAAGGATCAAGCCGTTGTCGAGGCGGATCTTGATTTTGCCGCCCAGTACTGCCTCAAGCAATCCCGGGTTTTCCTGGCCGACGGCGATGTCCTGTCCCTGAGCCAGCGCCCTCTGGTGGAACTGCTCAGCAAGATCAAGCAGCGTCTGCCCTGGGTGAACCGGGTCAGCCTCTACGGCAATGCCAAGGCCATCCGCAATAAAAGCGTGGAGCAGCTCCTGGAACTGAAAGGGCTCGGCTTGCACCGGGTGTACATGGGGCTGGAAAGCGGCTACGATCCGGTCCTTCTTGCCATCGACAAGGGCGCCGATGCCGTGGCGATGATCGAGGCGGGCCAGCGGGTGAAGGCGGCCAATCTTTTTCTCTCGGTCACCGCCCTGCTCGGCATCGCTGGCAGTGCGCTCTCCCTTGAGCATGCCAAGGCCACCGGCCAAGTGTTGTCCGGCATGGAGCCCAACCAAATCGGCATCCTCACCCTGATGCTTCTTGAGAACACCAAGCTCTATCGCCTTGAACAAGCGGGGGAATTCAAACTCCCAACCCAGCAGGGGATGCTGAGTGAACTGCGCACCATGGTGGAGCATCTTGACCTGAAAAAAGGCCAGCTCCAGAGCAACCACGCCTCCAACTACCTGGCGATCAACGCCAGAATGCCCCGGGACAAAGAGGCGGTGCTTGCTGCCATCGACCAGGCCCTGGCCGGAAAGACCCGACTCAAACCCGAATATCTGCGAGCCTTATAA
- the rlmN gene encoding 23S rRNA (adenine(2503)-C(2))-methyltransferase RlmN has translation MDKIELKNLTLLQMRDWVKAQGWPAFRAQQIFAWLYRTGISEFSQMTDISKEVRAKLAAIATISRITPAMEERSQDGSVKYGFRLADGAVIESVLIPEGDRLTLCVSSQVGCAMGCNFCLTGTMGFVRNLSPAEIVGQVQAITEIVQALGKNRINNLVFMGMGEPLANFDNLIDALNILMEQTGLDFSSRRITISTCGIIPKLKELGEAVTVNLAISLHAADDETRTQLMPINKTYPVDELLAACRAFPLPSRRKVMIEYIMIKDLNDSVRHARLLIKKLHGLSCKVNLLPYNENKTFPYQSPAREQVELFQKTLRDSGITALIRESRGGDISAACGQLAAEADEEE, from the coding sequence ATGGATAAAATCGAACTGAAAAACCTTACCCTGCTCCAGATGCGCGATTGGGTCAAAGCCCAGGGCTGGCCCGCCTTCCGGGCCCAGCAGATCTTTGCCTGGCTCTACCGCACCGGGATCAGCGAATTCTCCCAGATGACCGACATCTCCAAGGAGGTTCGGGCAAAGCTGGCGGCAATCGCCACGATCAGCCGGATCACCCCGGCCATGGAGGAGCGCTCCCAGGACGGCAGCGTCAAATACGGCTTCCGCTTGGCAGACGGGGCAGTCATCGAATCCGTGCTCATCCCCGAGGGAGACCGCTTGACCTTATGTGTCTCCTCCCAGGTGGGCTGCGCCATGGGCTGCAACTTCTGCCTCACCGGCACCATGGGCTTTGTCCGCAACCTGAGTCCGGCCGAGATTGTCGGCCAGGTCCAGGCGATCACCGAGATTGTCCAGGCTTTAGGAAAGAACCGGATCAACAACCTGGTCTTCATGGGCATGGGCGAGCCGCTGGCCAACTTCGACAACCTGATCGACGCACTCAACATCCTCATGGAACAAACCGGCCTCGATTTTTCCAGCCGGAGGATCACCATCTCCACCTGCGGCATCATCCCCAAACTTAAAGAATTGGGCGAAGCGGTGACGGTCAATCTCGCCATCTCCCTGCACGCGGCGGACGACGAAACCCGCACCCAGCTGATGCCCATCAACAAGACCTACCCGGTGGACGAGTTGTTGGCCGCCTGCCGTGCCTTTCCCCTGCCCAGCCGCCGCAAGGTCATGATCGAGTACATCATGATCAAGGATCTCAACGATTCCGTCCGCCACGCCCGGCTGCTGATCAAAAAGCTGCACGGCCTAAGCTGCAAGGTCAACCTTCTGCCCTACAACGAAAACAAAACCTTCCCCTACCAGAGCCCCGCCCGCGAACAGGTGGAACTGTTCCAAAAAACCCTGCGCGATTCCGGGATCACCGCCCTGATCCGCGAGTCCCGAGGCGGTGATATCTCTGCGGCCTGCGGCCAGCTTGCGGCGGAAGCGGACGAAGAAGAATAG
- a CDS encoding helix-turn-helix domain-containing transcriptional regulator, with protein sequence MTEITEYQKDLIEALTNPKEAAAYLNAALEEVDRETLLLALRNVAEANSGPEQDTA encoded by the coding sequence ATGACAGAAATAACCGAATACCAAAAAGATCTGATAGAGGCGTTGACAAATCCGAAAGAAGCGGCGGCATATCTGAATGCGGCCCTTGAAGAGGTAGACAGGGAAACCCTTCTGTTGGCTTTACGCAACGTCGCTGAAGCCAATAGCGGACCAGAACAGGATACAGCATAA
- a CDS encoding SAM-dependent methyltransferase, whose protein sequence is MHNQWVEFDGQTCGLPRLTQKVRHHMTQPSEQFDVTSHFDESLAAKYDRRIRLFCQNYDALHQMIVPWLQGLPEGSTFLAAGAGTGAEIVTLGKCFPSWRFVAVDASPDMLNACRHRAAEAGMANRVTFFNGRLQEYQSPAPFDAASSVFVAHFIKGREEKLAYFRSIAASLKPGGLLVLADLFGDKSSPAFSRLLHTWLLSYASHGISAEELAQDRAHIERDVDFIPENELIALLSAAGFASPLRFYQTYLFGGWVTTKKF, encoded by the coding sequence ATGCATAACCAGTGGGTTGAGTTCGACGGTCAAACCTGCGGTTTGCCGCGTCTCACCCAAAAAGTTAGACATCACATGACACAGCCATCTGAACAATTCGATGTAACATCACACTTTGACGAAAGTCTTGCGGCGAAGTACGACCGCAGGATTCGTCTGTTTTGTCAAAACTACGACGCCTTGCACCAAATGATTGTGCCCTGGCTTCAAGGGTTGCCGGAAGGTTCTACTTTTCTTGCGGCAGGCGCAGGCACTGGCGCTGAAATAGTCACCCTCGGCAAATGCTTTCCATCTTGGCGCTTTGTCGCTGTGGATGCCTCACCGGACATGCTCAACGCTTGTCGGCACAGAGCGGCCGAAGCCGGGATGGCAAACCGAGTTACATTCTTTAACGGTCGGTTGCAGGAGTATCAATCGCCCGCCCCGTTTGATGCTGCATCCTCTGTCTTCGTAGCCCACTTCATCAAGGGCCGAGAAGAGAAGCTCGCTTACTTCCGTTCAATTGCCGCAAGTCTCAAACCCGGCGGCCTGCTTGTCCTCGCCGATCTTTTCGGTGACAAAAGCTCACCTGCCTTTTCCCGATTGTTGCACACCTGGCTGCTGTCTTATGCATCTCACGGCATTTCTGCCGAAGAGTTGGCTCAAGACCGCGCCCATATCGAAAGAGATGTGGACTTCATCCCAGAGAACGAGCTAATTGCCCTCTTGAGTGCAGCGGGATTCGCCAGCCCTTTGCGTTTCTACCAAACCTATTTGTTTGGTGGCTGGGTGACCACAAAAAAATTCTAA